A single Amphiura filiformis chromosome 8, Afil_fr2py, whole genome shotgun sequence DNA region contains:
- the LOC140159276 gene encoding uncharacterized protein isoform X1, with translation MCLKIVLTLWILFVTSSEARSIRGTCTPPQPPRCDRDVCNKLYYHSQKSEKCEQCLYCPSGEEPDHVDACAAQANGVEVKCRPCAAGTFSFAYDQARCKPCHIICDFFERETDVECSTTTDRECGKCKPGFISSYDEDQCWPCRASDRHKKECLMSTTPASSPTAIGETTTQMRTSKAAMTTSHEISTTKAVHSKPEIWTAISRQDPVFRTHVSSEISTSDLIFRLALVGGGIVVFAMITCCCVHYVYNDRVKYAEIHSGILSTVGSTETSRSASVESDNRSTDTHEQNEETPSSPDNEETSLSSDTPSLSDARTSDQADPVIAANLNGPIVMKSFIKQFQTNPSREETQTCQVKSDVVPLKTSSMSPTSPPELLPKVAEGFCGRPKTVTRGRSLSLPFIGLTVNPLDRIQDKSIQRDLQRISDASSGDESDRGSTGVPEEAKYLLHKYNPKLSKGSTSLAVPTVRKSRSRRSSLTSIGPLCSAGGAFSSGSTKDEFALDSQAQSTTSMNNPSIQSQSQRNLQSLTSHPSKTPQRKRREITRQQSYDNPLTVHEQSPEDEPNETDSLLAKSQESPKGPVAQPEQDSVGVPALITYHPLIEQYGGRADAPGFANQYGSPSLSDPSTNRSPEPAPTIISDFSSMLTPSIPSSSSISQLRRLQNTSMPSIVQSSPAGTVTNIYHGPVIHAPNGTNIQLAVGDSNNRIQQGIPGRDTSESRSRPADVSHTQNCVECTDAAASFPTPEAEAKL, from the exons ATGTGTCTGAAGATAGTACTGACTTTATGGATACTGTTTGTGACGTCATCAGAAGCCAGAAGCATTAGAGGG ACATGTACGCCTCCACAGCCTCCTCGATGTGATAGAGATGTCTGCAATAAATTATACTACCATTCCCAAAAAAGCGAGAAATGCGAACAGTGCTTATATTGCCCTTCTGGAGAAGAACCTGATCATGTTGAT GCTTGTGCTGCACAGGCAAATGGCGTAGAAGTTAAGTGCAGACCGTGTGCTGCTGGGACATTCTCTTTTGCATATGACCAAGCTCGTTGCAAGCCGTGTCATATTATATGTGACTTCTTTGAAAGAGAAACCGATGTTGAATGCAGTACTACTACAGACAGAGAATGCGGAAAATGTAAACCAGG ATTTATTTCATCTTATGATGAAGACCAATGTTGGCCTTGCCGTGCAAGCGATAGACATAAGAAAGAGTGTCTTATGTCAACTACACCTGCATCCAGCCCCACAGCCATTGGTGAAACGACAACACAGATGAGAACGTCAAAGGCAGCCATGACAACAA GCCACGAAATATCTACAACTAAAGCTGTTCATTCAAAACCAGAAATATGGACAGCAATATCTCGACAAGATCCAG TTTTCCGTACACACGTAAGCAGTGAAATTTCGACAAGCGACCTCATCTTTCGGCTAGCACTTGTCGGAGGTGGCATTGTAGTTTTTGCAATGATTACATGCTGTTGTGTCCACTATGTTTACAATGACAGGGTGAAATATGCCG AAATCCATTCTGGTATATTGTCTACTGTAGGTTCGACAGAAACGTCTCGCTCAGCAAGTGTCGAGAGTGATAACAG gtCGACGGATACCCATGAACAAAATGAAGAAACACCTTCGTCACCTGACAATGAAGAAACATCCTTGTCATCAGACACGCCCTCGCTATCTGACGCCCGAACCAGTGATCAAGCTGACCCTGTCATTGCGGCCAACCTAAATGGCCCTATTGTAATGAAATCGTTTATTAAACAATTTCAAACGAATCCTTCAAGGGAGGAAACCCAAACATGCCAAGTTAAAAGTGATGTTGTGCCATTAAAGACGTCTTCGATGTCACCCACTAGTCCACCTGAGCTGCTTCCAAAGGTTGCGGAAGGTTTTTGTGGAAGACCCAAGACAGTTACACGTGGTAGATCACTATCTTTGCCTTTCATTGGCCTTACCGTGAATCCTCTTGACAGGATTCAAGATAAATCTATCCAAAGGGATCTGCAACGGATCAGCGATGCCAGTAGCGGAGATGAGAGTGATCGAGGATCAACGGGTGTACCAGAAGAAGCAAAATATTTGCTCCACAagtataatccaaaattatcaaaggGTTCTACATCGCTGGCGGTTCCAACAGTAAGGAAATCTCGCAGCAGAAGATCATCATTGACCTCCATAGGGCCACTTTGCTCTGCAGGGGGTGCATTTAGCTCTGGAAGCACAAAGGATGAGTTTGCACTTGATTCTCAAGCTCAAAGTACAACTTCGATGAACAACCCCAGCATTCAATCGCAGTCACAGAGAAACTTGCAATCACTGACTTCACATCCAAGTAAAACTCCACAGAGAAAAAGACGTGAGATTACAAGACAACAAAGTTACGACAACCCTCTGACTGTTCATGAACAAAGTCCTGAAGATGAACCAAATGAAACTGACTCACTTTTAGCCAAGAGTCAAGAATCACCAAAAGGTCCTGTTGCACAACCAGAACAGGATAGTGTTGGTGTCCCAGCTCTCATAACATATCATCCCTTGATCGAACAGTATGGTGGTAGAGCTGATGCCCCAGGATTTGCCAACCAATATGGTTCGCCATCTTTATCTGATCCCTCTACAAATCGGAGTCCCGAACCAGCTCCTACAATTATTAGTGACTTCTCTAGCATGCTAACGCCATCCATTCCATCTTCCTCCTCCATAAGCCAATTACGTAGACTCCAGAATACCAGTATGCCTAGTATAGTTCAGTCTTCACCAGCAGGAACAGTTACAAACATTTACCATGGGCCAGTTATTCATGCACCTAATGGTACAAACATCCAATTGGCAGTGGGGGATAGCAATAACCGAATTCAACAAGGAATACCAG GTCGGGACACAAGTGAAAGTCGTTCAAGACCTGCTGACGTATCTCATACTCAAAACTGCGTAGAGTGCACTGATGCTGCTGCGAGTTTTCCAACACCTGAAGCCGAGGCAAAATTGTGA
- the LOC140159276 gene encoding uncharacterized protein isoform X2 — protein sequence MCLKIVLTLWILFVTSSEARSIRGTCTPPQPPRCDRDVCNKLYYHSQKSEKCEQCLYCPSGEEPDHVDACAAQANGVEVKCRPCAAGTFSFAYDQARCKPCHIICDFFERETDVECSTTTDRECGKCKPGFISSYDEDQCWPCRASDRHKKECLMSTTPASSPTAIGETTTQMRTSKAAMTTSHEISTTKAVHSKPEIWTAISRQDPVFRTHVSSEISTSDLIFRLALVGGGIVVFAMITCCCVHYVYNDRVKYAGSTETSRSASVESDNRSTDTHEQNEETPSSPDNEETSLSSDTPSLSDARTSDQADPVIAANLNGPIVMKSFIKQFQTNPSREETQTCQVKSDVVPLKTSSMSPTSPPELLPKVAEGFCGRPKTVTRGRSLSLPFIGLTVNPLDRIQDKSIQRDLQRISDASSGDESDRGSTGVPEEAKYLLHKYNPKLSKGSTSLAVPTVRKSRSRRSSLTSIGPLCSAGGAFSSGSTKDEFALDSQAQSTTSMNNPSIQSQSQRNLQSLTSHPSKTPQRKRREITRQQSYDNPLTVHEQSPEDEPNETDSLLAKSQESPKGPVAQPEQDSVGVPALITYHPLIEQYGGRADAPGFANQYGSPSLSDPSTNRSPEPAPTIISDFSSMLTPSIPSSSSISQLRRLQNTSMPSIVQSSPAGTVTNIYHGPVIHAPNGTNIQLAVGDSNNRIQQGIPGRDTSESRSRPADVSHTQNCVECTDAAASFPTPEAEAKL from the exons ATGTGTCTGAAGATAGTACTGACTTTATGGATACTGTTTGTGACGTCATCAGAAGCCAGAAGCATTAGAGGG ACATGTACGCCTCCACAGCCTCCTCGATGTGATAGAGATGTCTGCAATAAATTATACTACCATTCCCAAAAAAGCGAGAAATGCGAACAGTGCTTATATTGCCCTTCTGGAGAAGAACCTGATCATGTTGAT GCTTGTGCTGCACAGGCAAATGGCGTAGAAGTTAAGTGCAGACCGTGTGCTGCTGGGACATTCTCTTTTGCATATGACCAAGCTCGTTGCAAGCCGTGTCATATTATATGTGACTTCTTTGAAAGAGAAACCGATGTTGAATGCAGTACTACTACAGACAGAGAATGCGGAAAATGTAAACCAGG ATTTATTTCATCTTATGATGAAGACCAATGTTGGCCTTGCCGTGCAAGCGATAGACATAAGAAAGAGTGTCTTATGTCAACTACACCTGCATCCAGCCCCACAGCCATTGGTGAAACGACAACACAGATGAGAACGTCAAAGGCAGCCATGACAACAA GCCACGAAATATCTACAACTAAAGCTGTTCATTCAAAACCAGAAATATGGACAGCAATATCTCGACAAGATCCAG TTTTCCGTACACACGTAAGCAGTGAAATTTCGACAAGCGACCTCATCTTTCGGCTAGCACTTGTCGGAGGTGGCATTGTAGTTTTTGCAATGATTACATGCTGTTGTGTCCACTATGTTTACAATGACAGGGTGAAATATGCCG GTTCGACAGAAACGTCTCGCTCAGCAAGTGTCGAGAGTGATAACAG gtCGACGGATACCCATGAACAAAATGAAGAAACACCTTCGTCACCTGACAATGAAGAAACATCCTTGTCATCAGACACGCCCTCGCTATCTGACGCCCGAACCAGTGATCAAGCTGACCCTGTCATTGCGGCCAACCTAAATGGCCCTATTGTAATGAAATCGTTTATTAAACAATTTCAAACGAATCCTTCAAGGGAGGAAACCCAAACATGCCAAGTTAAAAGTGATGTTGTGCCATTAAAGACGTCTTCGATGTCACCCACTAGTCCACCTGAGCTGCTTCCAAAGGTTGCGGAAGGTTTTTGTGGAAGACCCAAGACAGTTACACGTGGTAGATCACTATCTTTGCCTTTCATTGGCCTTACCGTGAATCCTCTTGACAGGATTCAAGATAAATCTATCCAAAGGGATCTGCAACGGATCAGCGATGCCAGTAGCGGAGATGAGAGTGATCGAGGATCAACGGGTGTACCAGAAGAAGCAAAATATTTGCTCCACAagtataatccaaaattatcaaaggGTTCTACATCGCTGGCGGTTCCAACAGTAAGGAAATCTCGCAGCAGAAGATCATCATTGACCTCCATAGGGCCACTTTGCTCTGCAGGGGGTGCATTTAGCTCTGGAAGCACAAAGGATGAGTTTGCACTTGATTCTCAAGCTCAAAGTACAACTTCGATGAACAACCCCAGCATTCAATCGCAGTCACAGAGAAACTTGCAATCACTGACTTCACATCCAAGTAAAACTCCACAGAGAAAAAGACGTGAGATTACAAGACAACAAAGTTACGACAACCCTCTGACTGTTCATGAACAAAGTCCTGAAGATGAACCAAATGAAACTGACTCACTTTTAGCCAAGAGTCAAGAATCACCAAAAGGTCCTGTTGCACAACCAGAACAGGATAGTGTTGGTGTCCCAGCTCTCATAACATATCATCCCTTGATCGAACAGTATGGTGGTAGAGCTGATGCCCCAGGATTTGCCAACCAATATGGTTCGCCATCTTTATCTGATCCCTCTACAAATCGGAGTCCCGAACCAGCTCCTACAATTATTAGTGACTTCTCTAGCATGCTAACGCCATCCATTCCATCTTCCTCCTCCATAAGCCAATTACGTAGACTCCAGAATACCAGTATGCCTAGTATAGTTCAGTCTTCACCAGCAGGAACAGTTACAAACATTTACCATGGGCCAGTTATTCATGCACCTAATGGTACAAACATCCAATTGGCAGTGGGGGATAGCAATAACCGAATTCAACAAGGAATACCAG GTCGGGACACAAGTGAAAGTCGTTCAAGACCTGCTGACGTATCTCATACTCAAAACTGCGTAGAGTGCACTGATGCTGCTGCGAGTTTTCCAACACCTGAAGCCGAGGCAAAATTGTGA